A region of Plantactinospora sp. BC1 DNA encodes the following proteins:
- a CDS encoding carbohydrate ABC transporter permease, with product MASLASPQPSGELTGWTRWANNNRKWLFAAPAMTFVGALIIFPLAWTIYLSLTDAEGSVRAESEFIGFANYLEVLSDTDRFWPAVLRTVGFTGVALLFEIVLGMAVALLLWRPFRGERWVRVAILLPLVATPVAVGMMWRLIFDPNIGMANQILGWVGIGPQPWLAGQHSALPTTIFIDIWQWTPMVVLILLAGLTSLSNEPDEAARVDGASAWQRFRHVTLPLLMPTVIVAILLRGIDALKTFDILYATKGRGGGSFHEVETLNVYAYGLSFDYNEYGISSTVLIIFFLIIIGSMWALTSRRKKGAQ from the coding sequence ATGGCATCTCTGGCATCCCCCCAGCCGTCCGGCGAACTGACCGGCTGGACCCGCTGGGCGAACAACAACCGCAAGTGGCTCTTCGCGGCACCGGCCATGACGTTCGTCGGTGCGTTGATCATCTTTCCGCTGGCCTGGACGATCTATCTCAGCCTGACCGACGCCGAGGGCTCGGTCCGGGCCGAGTCCGAGTTCATCGGCTTCGCGAACTACCTCGAGGTGCTCTCCGACACCGACCGGTTCTGGCCCGCCGTGCTGCGTACGGTCGGCTTCACCGGGGTGGCGCTGCTCTTCGAGATCGTCCTCGGCATGGCGGTCGCGCTGCTGTTGTGGCGGCCGTTCCGGGGCGAGCGGTGGGTCCGGGTCGCGATCCTGCTGCCGCTGGTCGCCACCCCGGTCGCGGTCGGCATGATGTGGCGGCTCATCTTCGACCCGAACATCGGGATGGCCAACCAGATCCTCGGCTGGGTCGGGATCGGCCCGCAACCCTGGCTGGCCGGCCAGCACAGCGCGCTGCCGACGACCATCTTCATCGACATCTGGCAGTGGACCCCGATGGTGGTGCTGATCCTGCTGGCCGGGCTCACCTCGCTGTCGAACGAGCCGGACGAGGCCGCCCGGGTGGACGGGGCGAGCGCCTGGCAGCGGTTCCGGCACGTCACGCTGCCGCTGCTGATGCCGACGGTGATCGTGGCGATCCTGCTGCGCGGCATCGACGCGCTGAAGACCTTCGACATCCTGTACGCCACCAAGGGGCGCGGCGGCGGCTCGTTCCACGAGGTCGAGACGCTGAACGTGTACGCGTACGGGCTGAGCTTCGACTACAACGAGTACGGCATCTCGTCGACCGTACTCATCATCTTCTTCCTGATCATCATCGGTTCGATGTGGGCGTTGACGTCCCGCCGCAAGAAGGGCGCACAGTGA
- a CDS encoding sugar ABC transporter substrate-binding protein has protein sequence MVAALGLSACGGGGDDSGGSDTLRVTLVNHVWTENIKKALPEFEQQSGLKVEVTQLGEDQLSDQYNVKLNAGSSDIDVMMYRPLQEGKLFAKNGYLTDLTDRAKEDSAFDFADFQGPPVQATTYEEKLVGIPIITEQEVLYYRKDLLQKSGFSAPPKTLDELKTMAAKVEADNPGTAGFVARTGKAAAVTQFSSFLFSFGGDFVDGSGKASVNTEQAKQAYAYYGGLLREHGPENISTDMSWSEAMAIFTQGKAAFYTEANSLYKNATDPAKSKVSDSVGFAPFPAGPAGSKPYNIPSWALGVNEGSENQANAWKFIQWAAGKDQTLAQQKGGVPGARTSVWANPEGIATYPQDLAEAIKVSTENGVGHDRPLVVKVAESREIVGQPIVDAITGKDVAGSAATANEAFQKLLDDEK, from the coding sequence GTGGTGGCTGCCCTCGGCCTGTCCGCCTGCGGAGGCGGCGGCGATGACAGCGGCGGGTCGGACACGCTGCGCGTCACCCTGGTGAACCACGTCTGGACAGAAAACATAAAGAAGGCACTGCCGGAGTTCGAGCAGCAGAGCGGCCTGAAGGTCGAGGTCACGCAGCTCGGCGAGGACCAGCTCTCCGACCAGTACAACGTCAAGTTGAACGCCGGCTCCAGCGACATCGACGTGATGATGTACCGGCCCCTCCAGGAGGGGAAGCTCTTCGCCAAGAACGGCTACCTGACCGACCTGACCGACCGGGCCAAGGAGGACTCGGCGTTCGACTTCGCCGACTTCCAGGGCCCGCCGGTGCAGGCCACCACCTACGAGGAGAAGCTGGTCGGCATCCCGATCATCACCGAGCAGGAGGTCCTCTACTACCGCAAGGACCTGCTCCAGAAGTCGGGCTTCAGCGCACCGCCGAAGACCCTCGACGAGCTGAAGACCATGGCCGCCAAGGTCGAGGCCGACAACCCCGGCACCGCCGGCTTCGTGGCCCGGACCGGCAAGGCCGCCGCGGTCACCCAGTTCTCCAGCTTCCTGTTCAGCTTCGGCGGCGACTTCGTCGACGGCAGCGGCAAGGCCAGCGTCAACACCGAGCAGGCCAAGCAGGCGTACGCGTACTACGGCGGGCTGCTCCGTGAGCACGGCCCGGAGAACATCAGCACCGACATGAGCTGGTCCGAGGCGATGGCGATCTTCACCCAGGGCAAGGCGGCCTTCTACACCGAGGCGAACTCGCTCTACAAGAACGCCACCGACCCGGCCAAGTCCAAGGTCTCCGACAGCGTCGGGTTCGCGCCGTTCCCGGCCGGCCCGGCCGGCTCGAAGCCGTACAACATCCCGTCCTGGGCGCTCGGCGTCAACGAGGGCTCGGAGAACCAGGCCAACGCCTGGAAGTTCATCCAGTGGGCGGCCGGCAAGGACCAGACGCTGGCGCAGCAGAAGGGCGGCGTGCCCGGGGCCCGTACCTCGGTCTGGGCCAACCCGGAGGGCATCGCCACCTACCCGCAGGACCTCGCCGAGGCCATCAAGGTCAGCACCGAGAACGGCGTCGGCCACGACCGCCCGCTGGTCGTGAAGGTCGCCGAGTCCCGCGAGATCGTCGGCCAGCCGATCGTCGACGCGATCACCGGCAAGGACGTGGCCGGCTCGGCCGCGACGGCGAACGAGGCGTTCCAGAAGCTCCTCGACGACGAGAAGTAG
- a CDS encoding FadR/GntR family transcriptional regulator, with protein sequence MPSPEVASVRLDPGESGLHARLLDQLGTAVCAGQLPPGSVLYIDDLVEQYAVSRSVVREVLRVLSSMGLVESRRRVGTLIRAAGDWNVFDPQVIRWRLASTGRIAQLRSITELRTAVEPQAASLAALRATPQEASELVGLAAKMWAAGKAGDEAEFLRLDIEFHRQVLVDSGNEMFVKLHELVAEVLAGRHHYDLMPHYPHEEALQLHADVAQAIQRHDGERAKTAMVRIMEQAMKEMSAIWAQTGPEPAS encoded by the coding sequence ATGCCGTCACCTGAGGTCGCGTCTGTCCGGCTCGACCCCGGCGAATCCGGGCTGCACGCCCGGCTGCTCGACCAGTTGGGCACGGCCGTCTGCGCCGGCCAGCTCCCGCCGGGCTCCGTGCTCTACATCGACGACCTCGTCGAGCAGTACGCCGTCTCCCGCTCGGTGGTCCGGGAGGTGCTGCGGGTGCTCTCCTCGATGGGGCTGGTCGAGTCCCGCCGCCGGGTCGGCACCCTGATCCGGGCCGCCGGCGACTGGAACGTCTTCGACCCCCAGGTGATCCGCTGGCGACTCGCCTCCACCGGCCGGATCGCCCAGCTCCGCTCGATCACCGAGCTGCGTACCGCCGTCGAGCCGCAGGCCGCCTCGCTCGCCGCGCTGCGGGCCACCCCGCAGGAGGCGAGCGAGCTGGTCGGGCTCGCCGCGAAGATGTGGGCGGCGGGCAAGGCCGGCGACGAGGCGGAGTTCCTCCGGCTCGACATCGAGTTCCACCGGCAGGTGCTGGTCGACTCCGGCAACGAGATGTTCGTCAAGCTGCACGAGCTGGTCGCCGAGGTGCTGGCCGGCCGCCACCACTACGACCTGATGCCGCACTATCCGCACGAGGAGGCGCTGCAACTGCACGCCGACGTCGCCCAGGCGATCCAGCGGCACGACGGCGAGCGGGCCAAGACCGCGATGGTGCGGATCATGGAGCAGGCCATGAAGGAGATGAGCGCCATCTGGGCGCAGACCGGTCCCGAACCGGCCTCCTGA